DNA from Rosa rugosa chromosome 6, drRosRugo1.1, whole genome shotgun sequence:
ATTTTGCTGAATTAAAGTAACTATTAATGTTCTTGTTTTCAGTTTTCCCGACATAGCAGCTGTTCAACTGAAAATGCCAAATCTCCATTTCTTACCTGTTAACCTCTCAAACAAGGATGGTACTATAGTCAAGGTAAGGCTCTTTCTTTGCATGTATATCCCCCAAGTTGTGGAACCAGTCATTCAGTATGTCAAACAACTATTAACCAATTGATTGATTTTCAATTCGGTTTGTTTTTATATTATATGTTTATCTCCTTGTATGATGACTAGGAAACAATTgttgctgaaaaaaaaaaaaaaaaagaagaagaaaatttatCCCTGTAAAGCAGAGTCTTGATAGGAAGCTGACTAGCATGCTTTGACAATAACTGTGATTTAATAAGCGATGATAAATGATAACCCCAATCTGGATTGGTTGAAAATCACGAATGGGGCCATTTTTAAACCTAGGAATTTAGTTTATTGGAGATCTGGGTGAAATAGAAAGCCCAAGTTTAATAGCAAAGACTGTTTGCTGTGGTgttatatgttgatttatatgacGACGAGATATACTGTTATTTTGGTTACAATTTAATGACAGTTCTACCGGCTCATGAAAGCTTTGcttctttgtttatttttggcAGTTTGAAGATGATGTTTACGTACCAACAGATGAACCACATGGATCAATCCAAGCTACCCTAAGCCGTTTATGGTCAAAGATGTAGTGGCCGATCCTTTGTGCGCTCATCTGTTTGAAGCTCTGAATTTCATCTTGCTTTATGCAACTCCTCAACTGTCAATTCTGGCAGTCTGCAAATTTTTCCCAATAATAAATTATATCTTGAAGTGTGGAATTTGCAGTGTAAATAGAACTGAATGGGGATGTGAATAAATTATGGAAGTTgaaacataataaaaatcagCTGTTTATCTGTACTTATTTCctcattttctctcttttttttatttcattttatttgacagGGAAtggttgtattttttttgttgttgtttattCCATAATCACCTATCCACATAGGGTCATGACAGAAATAGTCACTTAGTGAATAACTTCACTCGCACGAGTGCtaacaaatttaaaatttaaaaaaaaaagagtagcaGATGGCAACTAACATTTGGAAAACTGTCTTCCGATGCTTCTAGTTCAATTGTGCAGCTAGATTCTGTTTGGAAAGTTCATTTGGCGTGCTTTGTATGCTATACAACCTTTGTGCTACAACTCTACATCATAGACATTTTCTCTCGTCTCTGATTTGTTCACGGTGTGGCTCTACTGAAAAATACAATTCAAGCTCTTGGGTCTTGTGCAATGGCTAAGGAATGTTGGTCGCTTACTTCTTTTCGAACTGTTGCGGATGATTGGAAGCAAGTAGGCCTGGGATCGGTTTGGCTCGGCTCGGGAACATGCCTATACCGATACCGATACCGAGTTTATACTCGGCTCGGTTCGGTTCGGGACGCCGGAAACTCAGCTGCAATACCGATTAGGCCCGATACCGATCGGTTCGGTACCACCTGCTTTGAATAgtaaaatttccagaaacctgAAAAAATGCAGCATTGTAAATTTTCAAACATCTCTAATTAGTTCTCCAATGAACTTCATGCACATTTCTGTCCAAAAtgcaaatcaaaaaaaaaatctgagaaAGTGAGAGACTTACTCCCAGTTTTCCCATCGATTCGGAGTGGGAGGCTTGAAGAATCGAGTTGAAGAAACGAGTTGAAGAATCGATTCCTTGATGGAGGGCAGAGAGGAGTGAGAGCCTTCGAATCTTCGAGGAGGGCAGAGAGGAGTGAGAGAAGAGCCACAGCTTCCGATCTTCGATGGAGTAGAGGAGTGAGAGAAGAGCGAGAGCCTTCGAGTCTTCGATGGAGGAGACTTGGATCGAGTAGGTAGAGCTGTTGTTTCGGTCTCGGTTCTTAGAGAGGCTGAGAGTCTTCGATGGAGGTAAGCAGAGAGGAGTGAGACTGTGAGAGTGAGAGGCTGACAGGCTGAGAGTCTTCGATGGAGGAGAGCAGAGAGGCGTGAGACTGCGAGAGTGAGAGGCTGAGAGGCTGGGAGTCTTCGATGGAGGAGAGAGGCTCGATTTaggattttagggtttgggtgAGTTTGAGAACGACAGAAGACCAGAAGTAGAACGCGTTTAGCCTTTTAGGGCTGAAATCAACGACAAGTCGTGCGTCGCATAAGAaaatcgggtcgggtcggtcaaAACGGTATGTATTTGACCCATACCGAGGCCGACCCGTTTAGCTGCTattcggttcgggtcgggtcggtatTCTGTGGAATTGAAGTTGCAGACCGAGCCGATCGGTATCGGCCCGGATCGGTCGGATTCGGTCTCGGTTTTCCGGTATTCAATTCCCAGCCCTAGAAGCAAGAGACTTTTACTGAATTATTCAAATATgtcatacgaattcttaaacGGAGTGAGATAATTTTTATTGTCTCAAACTCTCAATGTGTcctcgattttttttttttttttttcttcctcttatACGAAAAGACCGTAATAGGTTGTGGCGCATAAGGTGAGGCCTTATTCTCCCTTTCTATAATCAAATGGAAATGGCGTGGTGGATGTCATTACTGGTCGGAGAGGAATGTGTGTGGGACACAAGAATGAATGAGGTGGATTGTTGTTGGTTGTTTCAAAAGCGATGTATGGTGCATTTAGTGTCGATGCTAGAGCTTTGTGCCGTATCTTTGGACATTCAAACCATTAAACAAGCAGGCTTTCAATTAGCACACACAAAGTTTGAAACTAAAAGTTTTGGGAGTCGTTTATGGCTCGGGTGGTACCAAACTGATTGGTATGTAGAAGGAGTGATGGTAGAAGAAGTGAGGTTGTTATTTCGCATCCTCAGAGAAGCAAATTTCACAGCTCATTGTCACGCTAAAGCAGAACACTCCCTCAATTCCTGGATTGGCAGATTTCCTAGTACAACGGCGAAAGCTCTCAACTTCTGTCATCTGGGAGGGTTTTCTGTTTAGTTTGTTGGGCTGAAGTTCGTTCAGTTGTGGGTGAGGGTGGAGGACATGAGACTTCAGAGCTAGCCTTGGTCATATGGGCTCTAGTATAAGGATCGCAGGACAAGTAGAGATTCTTGACCAGAACACTACCAGTGGAACCTTGTGGGAGCTTCAGTGTGGTTGTACTAGTGGTCAATTGCATGTTAGATTCTTTGGGGAAACCGGTGACATAGTCTTTGAATATCACCTGCTTGTTCCTCACTACTTGCTCTCTTTCTACACCACTCGCCATtgctattttcttttctctctgtttctcaAAACTCAGTTCAATTCGTATATTTATATAGGGAGACGTAGAGATCGAATTATGGTAAACAATTAGAACCGTCAAACAATTAGAACGTACTTACGAGACTAACGAGAGTAGTCTAGTAGAGATGACGCAGTCGCCTATGTCATCCATCAATTGCTGATGACTACAAAACTAGCtacctccctccctccccagGTCTCAGCCATCCATCCTTTTTGAATGCATCCTCTCATAGAGATGATGTAGTCTCTTATGTCATCCATCAATTGCTGATGGCTACTGCTACAGAACTACCTAGCTCCCTCCCCGGCCAGGTTTCAGCTTTACTTCCTTTTGCATGCATGCTTTTTATTCTGAATTCTTCTTCCTCCTATTAACCAAAAATGAGTAGCTAGCCTTTTAACCTAATTTTGGTTAGACGTGCTTCAATAGTTTCTAGTAAGTGAGCAAGATTTGGATAattggtttgttcttgattcaGTTCAGTGgatcctccaaatcttcaacagCTGGTGCAGATCTTCATTCTCCTTCTTTTATTTCCTGTTGAATTTTCTAGTAAACTCTCTTACATTTTCTAAACTAATAACTATTTTTTGGGTCAAGTTCTAACCTGATAATTAGGTGTTCTCTTACCTTTATTTCACGTACACGTGTGATCGGCAATTTGCTAcattgatttttctcttaatagtTGTAGTTTTCTAAATTACAGGCTATAGTAAAACTGTCATAGTAAAACTTTTTGTATCAAACATAAAGATTGTTATGACCATTCAGGTTGCTAAGCTACTGGCACACCAGTAGTTATCGATACTTGATCATTAATCGGGATGATCATCAGATTTCCTTCTTAAAACTGCATTTCTAAAAGAGTCACCACTTCCCCAATTGCAAGTGACAATGGAAATGCTGAGGCTAATGAGGAGTGATGCATCAATTCTCAGTTTTCTCTTGTGCAAACTGAGAAAGAAATGAAGCTAATGCCTAGCTATATGCATGGGATCAGATCAGAAGAGAGGAGTTCAGATGGAGCCAGTTTTCATCCGTAATGCTAGAAGCTACTACCACGCGTTTCCACTTTAATTAAATACTCTCGATCAAAAGCCAAATGGACAACACCTTAGAACATGGATCAGAATCACCAAAATCATTGCATTTTCCTTTCTTATTTTAACAACAGACATCACCATTACATTTTGCTATTTATACTCTTTGGTGAAAGAGATCGAACACATATTGACATGGCCTTGATAGATTCTTTTCATACATTAGAAATCTAGTTCAGCATATTGAAAGTAATGTAAATGTTTCTGTGTTTGGACATGAAGATAGTAATAGCTAATTTAGACCATAGAAACACCAGCTAGGCAGCTATATGCATCAACTTCTCTAGAATTAATAATCAGCTTCCAGGCCTTATTAATGTATTAATGAAGGGAGTATAAGGTGGACAAGTATACTTTTACATCCATGTATGATAATGATAAAGCTAGCTAGCTCTTGCACCCCTTTTACAATAGATAATTTTACCATATAGTATGTGATAACTATTGATGATACACCATATTAAGCTGGTTCATGCAGGCAAAGTAAGGAAATAATGGAGTTTGATCATTCTCGGGAAACAACAACAACCTGCTTTCCGACATTGTGACCTGTAAAGAGTCCAATCAGGGCCGATGGAGCACTTTCAAGGCCTTCAACTACATCTTCCACATATGTAATCTTCCCTTTTTTTATGTCAAGCAGAACCGTTTCAAGAAACTTCTCGTAAAGATGATAGTAATTCGTAACAATAAAACCTTGCATCCGGACCTCTCTAGAAAGAAGGAACATTAGATTGTGTACACCTTCAGGCTTCTCAAGGTTATATTGGGATATCATCCCACAAACTGCAATTCGCCCGCGGAACTTCATGTTTGGTAGCACTGCATCCAGCATCTTTCCCCCAACATTTTCAAAGTAAATATCAATACCTTCAGGAAAGTACCTGGCATTTGTTTTGATGAAACGTCAAATTATAAGGACCACTTCGAAACATCAAATTATAAGGACCAGTTCTAAATGAACACCAAGGGTAAGGGAAGTTCAGATAAGCACTATTTGCCAATACAAATGATACTGACCTTTTTAGAGCTGCATCCAAGTTAGGTTCTTCTTTATAATTGAAAGCCTCGTCAAACCCAAACTTGTTCTTCAGCAAATCAACCTTAACTCACAGAATGAAATATACAACATTTAGAACATTAAAAGAAGTTGATTGCAATGATGAAAACAGTAAAACGACAGTGGATTGATTGATCATTGAACAGCAAAGAGTCATGAAAGACCTTTTCTTTACTTCCAGCACTTCCAACGACATAGCAACCCACGAGTTTGGCAAATTGGCCAACAAGTTGACCTACTGCTCCAGATGCTGCTGAGATGTAGACTGTCTCCCCTTTCTTAGGTGAGCAAACTTCATAAAAACCTACATAAGCAGTCAGTCCAGGCATACCAAGAATTCCAGTATAGTAAGAGAGAGGCACATCAGTGTTGTGAATCTTGCGCAGAGATTCTGTTGCATTTATGAGACTATATTCTTCCCAATCAGTGATTCCCCAAACCAAGTCGCCTCGCTTAAAGTTTGCATCCCCAGATTCCAAGACTTTAGCCACTCCATATCCAGTCATAGGCTGCAAATATATATCACATGTAAGTAATCAATCGGATTCAATCCTacatttaaatttaaatatgcACTATGTTCTTTGTACATCAATATCAAATGTGGAACAGAATAGAAGCTAGAGTCAGTGACTGACCGAACCAGGAGTCAAGGTTTTGGTATAAGGATCAGTATCAGAGCTAGGCTTGGTCATCTGGATTTTAATATAAGGATCGCAGGACAAGTAGAGGTTCTTGACCAGAACACCAGTGGAACCTTGTGGGAGCTTCAGTGTGGCTGTACTAGTGGTCAATTGCATGTTAGATTCTTTGGGGAAGCCGGTGACATAGTCTTTGAATAACACCTGCTTGTTCCTCACTACTTGCTTTCTCTCTACACCGCTCGCCATtgctattttcttctctctgtttctcaAAACCTAGTTCAATTCGTCTATTTATATACAGTAATAAGAGACAGGGATCGAATTATGGTAAACAATTAGAATGGTCAAAGCACACAGTCTAATAGAGATGAGGTAGTCGCCTATGTCATCAGCAATTACCATATTAGAATGGTCAAAGCACACACTCTAATAGAGATGAGGTAGTCGCCTATGTCATCCATCCATTGCTGATGACTACAAAACTAGGtacctccctccctccccagATTTTGCATTCATGCCTTTTGGATGAAGTTCTAACCTGATACTAGGTGCTCTCTTTCCTTTATTCCTCTTACACGTGCACGTGATCGGCAATTTGCGACATTTGATTGTTCACTTAATAGTTGTAGTTTCTAAATTACAGAGTATATTAAACTGTTTAACATAGAGATTGTTATGACCATTCAGCTTGCTAAGCTACTGTGTTAAGGACACCCATCTGTTACTACACCTTTCCTCATCTTGACCCATGTATGAAGCCAAACCAGTATGCAACGGTTACTTTTGCCAGCCAGCTATAGTACTATTGGGATAAGGACTCACCAGATCTATCGATTAGGATCCTTTTTCATGAACTTTAAATTGTACGCTCCTCCCCTTTTGCTGGGTATGAAATGAAAATCATGTTTTGAGttcctttgtttgtttgtttgttttaccTTGAAGTCTCTATTATTTATACTGGAACACCAGTTCATCGATACTTGATCATTAATCGGGATGATCATCAGATTTCCCCCATTAAAACTGCATTTCTAAAAGAGTCACCCCTTCCCCAATTGCAAAGGCCAGACACATTGTATCATGATCAAAGGGAACATAGTTCTCACAAAACCTGTAGAAGTAACTTTCCAAATATACATACGAGGTGGAGATGTATACTTTTACATCTATAATTATGATAATGATACAGCTCTCACACTCCTTCACAATATGATAACTGCTAATAGTACAGAAAATTAATCAAGGGTCACGTACAGGTTAGGAATTGGATTTGATCATTCCCAGGAGACAACAACAACTTGCTTTCCTACATTGCGACCTGCAAAGAGTCCAACCAGAGCCGAGGGAGCGCTCTCAAGGCCTTCAACTACATCTTCCACAGTTCCACGTACATAACCTTCCCTTCTTTTATGTAAGGCAGGACCATTTCAAGAAACTTGCCATACAGATGATAGTAATTAAAAGCAACAAAACCTTGCATCCGGACCTCTTTGGAGATCAGAGACATTAAGTTATGTACACCTTCAGGCTTCTCAAGGTTGTACTGTGAGATCATCCCGCAAACTGCAACTCGGCCACGGAATCTCATGTTTAGTAGCACCGCATCAAGCATCTTTCCCCCAACATTCTCAAAGTATATATCGATACCTTCAGGAAAGTACCTGGTTTTTAAAGCAAATGATACATATCTGACTAGGGCTAGTTGTAAGAAAACACCGACAATGTGGGAAGTCCAGTATGTGTATCTTTAAAGAATATTAACCTTTTCAAAGCTGCATCCAAGTTAGATTCTTCTTTATAATTGAAAGCCTCGTCAAACCCAAACTTGTTCTTCAGCAAAGCAACCTAATTCAGAGAAATGATATATAGTGTTCAAGCAGGAAAACAAGTTGACTGAAAAGAGTAAAACTGTAATATGAAAACTAATATTGTAGTTGGCATtgataaacaaaaatcaatGACTGACGGATCACCTTTTCTTTACTTCCAGCACTTCTGACAACATAGCAACCCATGAGTTTGGCAAACTGGCCAACTAGTTGACCTACTGGCTACTGCTCCAGATGCTGCTGAAACATAGACCGTCTCTCCTTTCTTAGGTGAGCAAAGCTCATAAAGACCAGCATAAGCAGTAATTCCAGGCATACCTACATAACAGATGGAATACAACAGATGACCCTTAAGCCTCAAGCCTGAAGCAGGCAGATACCATGTTGAATACACTTTTCACTATATTTAGTTGGATGCATTACAGCAACAAGTGCACTCAAGCAGAGAAGAATATATGATATACATCCAGGTGAGTAAATTGCAGCATGACCAATAGGATCAAAATGAATTCTTTGATGCTGAAGCAATTTCCTTTAATTACCTAACTTGAATATAAACAGGAATGCGGTCACTGAAAGATGTGTGAGGATTCACATCTACTTAAGCATCACACTAGTTGTTACTTGTAGGCATCTGGAAATTAAAATGAGCAGAATTCGTTTTAGAGGGAATATCATTGATcagaaaaaggaaagaagaagattttGACTCATGCATTCTGACCATTAAAGTTGACTCTCAAAACTAAACATACAACAATTATCCAATACATGCAATCAGTGACACAATTATGTAAAAAGATCTATTTTTGAATGATACAActgaattgaaaatttgaaataggTACAATAATAATAGGGGAAGGGAGGGCATATACCGAGAATTCCGGTATGATAAGAGAGAGGAATATTGGGGTCGTGGTGAATCTTAAAGAGAGAGTGTGTTGCAGTGATGAGACTGTACTCTTCCCAGCCAGTAATCCTCCAAATCAAGTCGCCCTGCTCAAACGTTGCATCCCCAGACTCCAAAACTTTAGCCACTCCAAATTCGGTTATAGGCTGCACATgcataaatataaatataaataaaatttgAATATCAAAATGCCGGATACGATCGGTTCTGAAATGaaaattaagagagagagagggagagctaGAGAGTACTGTCGACGGAACCGGGGTGGAA
Protein-coding regions in this window:
- the LOC133715216 gene encoding 2-alkenal reductase (NADP(+)-dependent)-like, whose translation is MASGVERKQVVRNKQVLFKDYVTGFPKESNMQLTTSTATLKLPQGSTGVLVKNLYLSCDPYIKIQMTKPSSDTDPYTKTLTPGSPMTGYGVAKVLESGDANFKRGDLVWGITDWEEYSLINATESLRKIHNTDVPLSYYTGILGMPGLTAYVGFYEVCSPKKGETVYISAASGAVGQLVGQFAKLVGCYVVGSAGSKEKVDLLKNKFGFDEAFNYKEEPNLDAALKRYFPEGIDIYFENVGGKMLDAVLPNMKFRGRIAVCGMISQYNLEKPEGVHNLMFLLSREVRMQGFIVTNYYHLYEKFLETVLLDIKKGKITYVEDVVEGLESAPSALIGLFTGHNVGKQVVVVSRE